The Klebsiella aerogenes KCTC 2190 region AGCACATCACCCCGCAGAGCGCGGGGTGGCAGTATATTGGCTTTGATGTCTGGATGTTAAAACAGGGGCAAACCGTGACCCTGGAAAGCGGTAATCGTGAGCTATGTCTGGTTCTGGTCTCCGGGCTGGCCTCGATCAAAACTCAGCACGCCGATTTTCCCGACCTCGGTAAACGCATGTCGCCATTCGAGCGTACGCCGCCGTGGTCGGTCTATGTGCCGCCGCAAGATAAGGTCGAGGTCACTGCAGATTCCGATCTTGAGCTGGCGGTTTGCAGCGCGCCGGGCAAAGGCAGCTTCCCGGCGCGAGTGATACGGCCTGAGGATGTTGGCGTAGAACATCGCGGTAAAGGGCGTAACCAGCGGCTGGTACATAATATTCTGCCGGATAATGCGCAGGCGGATTGCCTGCTGGTAGTGGAAGTCTACACCGAAGAAGGGGCGACCAGTTCCTGGCCATCGCACAAGCACGATACCGCGCTGCCGGGGCAGGAAACCCAGCTGGAAGAAACCTACTACCACCGTTTCGATCCGCCGCAAGGTTTTGCCTTTCAGCGAGTGTACACCGATGACCGCAGTCTGGATGCCTGTATGGCGCCCTATAACC contains the following coding sequences:
- the iolB gene encoding 5-deoxy-glucuronate isomerase; this translates as MSLLAKAQKEGHIQHITPQSAGWQYIGFDVWMLKQGQTVTLESGNRELCLVLVSGLASIKTQHADFPDLGKRMSPFERTPPWSVYVPPQDKVEVTADSDLELAVCSAPGKGSFPARVIRPEDVGVEHRGKGRNQRLVHNILPDNAQADCLLVVEVYTEEGATSSWPSHKHDTALPGQETQLEETYYHRFDPPQGFAFQRVYTDDRSLDACMAPYNHDVVMVPRGYHPVAAIAGYNSYYLNVMAGPDRKWLFTWEDDHAWINSDRYS